One region of Malania oleifera isolate guangnan ecotype guangnan chromosome 6, ASM2987363v1, whole genome shotgun sequence genomic DNA includes:
- the LOC131157994 gene encoding zinc finger BED domain-containing protein DAYSLEEPER-like, whose amino-acid sequence MATPSENNQLAIAEIQPSNKRRKKKSIVWEHFTIETVGAGCRRACCKQCKQSFAYSTGSKVAGTSHLKRHIAKGTCPMNLRNQEKNQLAPYSAPSKMVGTASDPPKRRYRTSSSPAVLFDPDRCRHEIAKMIIMHDYPLHMVEHPGFVAFVQSLQPRFEMVSFNTVQGDCVATYLREKQSLSKALEGIPGRIGLALDFWTSSQTVGYVFLTGHFIDNDWKLQRRILNVVMEPYADSEAAFSHAVAVCLSDWNLENKLFSLTINQSMGGVGIGSLRAQLSIKNPLILNGQFLIENCIARTLSSMAQDILTAGRVTIRKIRDSVKYVKTSESHEEKFLELKQQLQVPSVKNLSLDNQMQWNTTYQMLMAASELKEVFSCLDTSDPDYKDAPSMEDWKLVETLCVYLKLLFDAANILATTSNPTANIFFHEVWKIQSELARAATSEESFVSDLAKQMMEKFDKYWKDCSMVLAIAVIMDPRFKMKLVEFSFTKIYGEDAATNIKIVDDGIHELFLEYVALPLPLTPTYAEEGTTENAKAEESPGGALLANNGLSDFDVYIMETSNQQMKSELDQYLEESLLPRVQEFDILGWWKLNKLKYPTLSQMARDILSVSVSTVPPHSVFDTVSKEMDQYRCSLRPETLEALICAKDWLQHSPSEIANAVVKMEFF is encoded by the coding sequence ATGGCGACTCCTAGTGAAAACAATCAGCTGGCAATTGCAGAAATACAACCTTCTAACAAGCGCAGGAAAAAGAAGTCCATAGTCTGGGAGCACTTCACTATTGAGACTGTGGGGGCTGGATGTAGAAGGGCATGTTGTAAGCAGTGTAAGCAATCATTTGCGTATAGTACTGGCTCTAAAGTAGCAGGTACCAGTCACCTCAAACGGCATATTGCCAAGGGAACCTGCCCAATGAACCTGCGTAACCAGGAGAAGAATCAGTTAGCCCCATATTCTGCCCCTTCTAAGATGGTTGGAACTGCTTCTGATCCACCTAAAAGACGCTACAGAACCTCTAGCTCACCTGCTGTTTTGTTTGACCCGGACCGTTGCCGCCATGAGATTGCTAAGATGATCATCATGCACGACTATCCACTTCACATGGTTGAACATCCTGGCTTTGTAGCCTTTGTCCAGAGTCTTCAACCCCGGTTCGAAATGGTTAGTTTTAACACAGTGCAAGGAGATTGTGTGGCCACTTACCTTAGGGAAAAGCAAAGCCTCTCGAAGGCTCTTGAGGGGATACCTGGAAGAATCGGCCTTGCGCTTGATTTTTGGACTTCGAGTCAAACTGTAGGATATGTGTTTCTAACTGGACACTTTATTGATAATGATTGGAAGTTGCAGAGGCGGATTCTTAATGTTGTAATGGAACCATATGCTGATTCAGAGGCTGCCTTTAGCCATGCTGTTGCTGTTTGCCTTTCTGATTGGAATTTAGAGAAcaaattattttctcttactaTAAATCAGTCCATGGGGGGAGTTGGCATTGGCAGTCTTAGGGCTCAACTCTCTATCAAAAACCCACTTATACTCAATGGTCAGTTTTTAATTGAGAATTGCATTGCACGTACTCTGAGCAGCATGGCACAAGATATATTAACAGCAGGGCGAGTCACCATCAGGAAAATCCGTGATAGTGTAAAATATGTTAAGACATCAGAATCTCACGAGGAAAAATTTCTTGAGCTCAAGCAACAACTTCAAGTCCCTAGTGTAAAGAACTTATCTCTCGACAACCAAATGCAATGGAACACCACGTATCAAATGCTGATGGCTGCTTCTGAACTGAAAGAAGTATTTTCGTGTTTGGATACTTCAGATCCCGATTACAAAGATGCCCCAAGTATGGAAGACTGGAAATTGGTGGAGACTCTGTGTGTGTACTTGAAACTTCTATTTGATGCAGCTAACATATTAGCCACGACATCTAACCCAACTGCAAACATATTTTTCCATGAAGTGTGGAAGATACAGTCAGAACTGGCCCGAGCAGCCACAAGTGAGGAGTCCTTCGTCAGCGACCTCGCGAAGCAAATGATGGAAAAATTTGATAAATATTGGAAAGATTGTAGCATGGTTTTGGCCATTGCAGTCATTATGGATCCAAGATTCAAAATGAAGCTTGTTGAATTCAGTTTTACAAAAATCTATGGTGAAGATGCTGCCACAAACATCAAGATTGTTGATGATGGGATTCATGAGCTGTTTCTCGAGTATGTAGCACTTCCTTTGCCTTTAACGCCAACATATGCAGAAGAAGGAACTACAGAAAATGCCAAGGCAGAGGAATCTCCAGGAGGAGCCCTCCTGGCTAACAATGGACTGTCAGATTTTGATGTCTATATCATGGAAACAAGTAACCAACAAATGAAGTCAGAGTTGGATCAGTACTTGGAAGAGTCTCTGTTGCCTCGAGTCCAAGAATTCGACATATTAGGCTGGTGGAAACTAAACAAACTCAAGTACCCAACTCTTTCCCAGATGGCTCGTGATATTTTATCAGTCTCGGTGTCGACCGTTCCTCCTCACTCTGTATTTGATACTGTGAGCAAGGAGATGGATCAATACCGATGTTCCTTACGACCTGAGACACTCGAAGCTCTTATATGTGCTAAGGATTGGCTTCAGCACAGTCCATCAGAAATTGCAAATGCAGTTGTGAAAATGGAATTTTTTTAG